Genomic segment of Bacteroides stercoris ATCC 43183:
GCCTTGCGATGCCAGCACCAGGCAGAGCGTGGCGAGCAGCATCGGCAGTATTCCGCTGTTGCAGGGGAAATGCAGGAAACCGTACAGGTATGTGTTGTATAAGATTCCCATAAGGAAGAATACGGCTGTATGCGGCAGCAGCTTTCCGGCAAGGGATATCCAGATGGAACCGTTGCCCGTGCGCAACCATTCGCGGGCGGTACGGTCCTTGATTTCCACCCCGATGGAGTAGACGGTTATCATAAAGATAAGCAGCATCAGTACGCCCGGAGCAAAAGTGTTGCACAGGTATACGGAGTAATTCAGCCACGGATTGTTCAGCGGATGGGTGTTGATGACAATCGGTTGCAGGAATGCCATTGCCTGCTCTTCCGTTGCGCCTTTGGCGTATAGTGCGGTGCGTGCGGCGGCTCCCGATGCCAGTTCGCTCATCATCTTCATGTCTTTAAAGAGCAGTGAACCGGCTATGAGCAACGTATTGTTGGTGTAGAAGGATACTTTAGGCTGCCGTTGTGCCTGTGCTTTGGCGGCTGTTCCTTCGGGGATGTAGTAGAAGCCGTAAATTTCTCCTTTCTGCATGGCGATGCGTGCATCGGAAATATCGGGA
This window contains:
- a CDS encoding ABC transporter permease is translated as MEKKNNKYTALLNVMKRELRRLVSRPLYLFCMVIAPLFCYIFFTTLMDSGLPTDMPVGVVDRDMTATSRQLVRNLDAFEQTAVVARYPDISDARIAMQKGEIYGFYYIPEGTAAKAQAQRQPKVSFYTNNTLLIAGSLLFKDMKMMSELASGAAARTALYAKGATEEQAMAFLQPIVINTHPLNNPWLNYSVYLCNTFAPGVLMLLIFMITVYSIGVEIKDRTAREWLRTGNGSIWISLAGKLLPHTAVFFLMGILYNTYLYGFLHFPCNSGILPMLLATLCLVLASQGMGILMIGTLPTLRLGLSFASLWGVLSFSMCGLSFPAMAMHPVLQGLANLFPLRHYFLIYADQALNGYPMIYSWMNYVALLVFMMLPFLVARRLKEALIHYKYLP